In one window of Candidatus Sulfuricurvum sp. RIFRC-1 DNA:
- a CDS encoding HAMP domain-containing sensor histidine kinase, whose amino-acid sequence MHSLIGKFAIFFWFLYIAVIVPMFIFIQMNSSAVLNDEERSKINLVTNTLKPILSIYLSFDQPDMLSETMRTFFHNPSISRVVLTDLNEKPIFEQYSAHPQLKDFITISEPLKDPITGELQATLYISYSNTHAEELQNKLFDRLVFLSLFALALFSFTYLYFRKQFFVLRHISDWMGAYTVDKTTKPFECDNNNTEIQTIISSTNKMLGTIDNYRDQMEEINAKLEQRIEAEVEQRRQKEQLLIHQSRLAAMGEMIESIAHQWRQPLNIIGLAMSNIEMKRQLGLLNDTEIENNSDIINTNLTFMSNTIDDFRNFFNLNKERIAFKPTQPINDIFHLLSEQLSYAKITYAIHNECNEDIYGVVNEFKQVILNIVNNAKDVIVAKNDQSGGKIDVLLRCEAKRLIIDISDTGGGVPPNIAKRVFEPYFTTKFQKQGTGIGLYMSKVIIEQHFEGSISVSNNTQGAVFTINLPLDHP is encoded by the coding sequence ATGCATTCACTTATAGGCAAATTTGCCATTTTCTTCTGGTTTCTTTACATCGCTGTCATTGTCCCCATGTTTATCTTTATCCAGATGAACAGCTCTGCCGTTCTAAACGACGAAGAGCGCTCAAAAATCAATCTGGTTACCAATACCCTAAAACCTATCCTCTCAATCTATTTGAGTTTTGACCAACCGGATATGCTCAGCGAAACGATGCGAACCTTTTTCCATAACCCCAGTATTTCACGTGTTGTCTTGACCGATCTGAATGAAAAACCTATTTTTGAGCAATACAGCGCTCACCCTCAACTCAAAGACTTCATCACCATCTCAGAACCCCTCAAAGATCCGATTACAGGAGAGCTTCAAGCTACACTCTACATCAGCTATTCCAATACCCATGCCGAAGAATTACAAAATAAACTTTTTGACCGACTGGTATTCCTTTCGCTGTTTGCCCTAGCCCTTTTTTCCTTCACGTATCTCTACTTTCGGAAACAATTTTTTGTTTTGCGCCATATCTCTGATTGGATGGGAGCGTACACGGTTGACAAAACTACGAAACCCTTTGAATGCGATAACAACAACACGGAAATACAGACCATTATCTCATCAACCAATAAAATGCTGGGGACTATCGACAACTATCGAGATCAAATGGAAGAAATCAACGCAAAGCTTGAACAACGTATTGAAGCCGAAGTAGAACAGCGTCGCCAAAAAGAGCAGTTGCTGATACACCAATCGAGGCTCGCGGCCATGGGTGAAATGATCGAGAGTATCGCCCACCAATGGCGTCAGCCCCTCAACATTATCGGATTGGCCATGAGCAACATCGAAATGAAACGCCAACTTGGCCTCCTGAATGATACAGAGATTGAAAATAACAGCGATATTATCAATACGAATCTCACCTTTATGTCCAACACGATTGATGATTTTAGAAATTTTTTCAACCTCAATAAAGAGCGGATAGCATTCAAACCAACCCAGCCCATCAACGATATTTTCCATCTCTTAAGCGAACAACTCTCCTACGCCAAAATCACCTATGCTATACACAATGAATGCAATGAAGATATCTATGGCGTCGTTAATGAATTCAAACAAGTGATTTTAAATATTGTCAACAACGCCAAAGATGTTATCGTCGCAAAAAATGATCAATCCGGAGGTAAAATCGACGTTCTGCTTCGATGTGAAGCGAAACGCCTGATCATCGATATTTCCGATACCGGCGGAGGAGTGCCGCCGAACATTGCCAAACGGGTTTTCGAGCCTTATTTTACGACGAAATTTCAAAAACAGGGAACCGGTATTGGACTCTATATGTCTAAAGTGATTATCGAACAACACTTTGAGGGGAGCATCAGCGTTAGTAATAATACTCAAGGAGCCGTTTTCACTATCAATTTGCCGTTGGATCACCCATGA
- the rfbA gene encoding glucose-1-phosphate thymidylyltransferase RfbA, with product MKGIILAGGSGTRLYPITKGVSKQLVPIYDKPMVYYPLSVLMLAGITEVLIISTPTDLPRFEELLGDGSDIGMRFEYCVQPSPDGLAQAFILGADFIGSDDVCLVLGDNIFYGHGLTKMLAQSVRNVTEESKATVFGYWVKDPERYGVAEFDKEGNVLSIEEKPLTPKSSYAVIGLYFYPNSVVEIAKNIKPSNRGELEITTVNQAYLAQNALKVELMGRGYAWLDTGTHESLLEASLFIQTIENRQGLKVACIEEIAFEMGYISKEKLLELAQPLSKNQYGQYLIRRAHEGKAI from the coding sequence ATGAAAGGAATTATCCTCGCGGGCGGCAGCGGAACACGACTTTATCCGATTACCAAAGGGGTCAGTAAACAGCTGGTTCCGATTTACGATAAACCGATGGTGTACTATCCCCTCTCGGTTCTGATGCTCGCAGGGATCACTGAAGTACTTATTATCTCTACTCCTACCGATCTTCCTCGCTTTGAAGAGCTCCTTGGAGACGGTAGCGATATCGGAATGAGATTTGAGTATTGCGTTCAGCCCTCCCCTGATGGTCTAGCCCAAGCATTTATTTTAGGCGCTGACTTCATCGGAAGTGATGATGTGTGTCTCGTATTAGGTGATAATATCTTTTACGGTCACGGTTTGACCAAAATGCTCGCACAATCGGTTCGAAATGTGACCGAAGAGAGCAAAGCGACCGTATTTGGATACTGGGTCAAAGACCCTGAGCGTTACGGTGTCGCCGAGTTTGATAAAGAGGGAAATGTCCTCTCCATCGAAGAAAAACCGCTCACACCGAAAAGCTCCTATGCGGTCATCGGATTGTACTTTTATCCAAACAGTGTTGTAGAGATTGCTAAAAATATTAAACCCTCTAATCGCGGCGAACTGGAAATTACAACTGTCAACCAAGCGTATCTTGCACAAAATGCTCTCAAAGTTGAGCTTATGGGACGTGGATATGCATGGCTCGATACGGGAACCCATGAATCTCTTTTGGAAGCAAGTCTCTTTATTCAAACGATTGAAAATCGACAAGGACTCAAAGTCGCCTGTATTGAAGAGATCGCTTTTGAAATGGGTTATATCTCGAAAGAAAAACTTTTAGAATTAGCTCAACCGCTGAGCAAAAACCAATACGGTCAATACCTGATCCGAAGAGCCCATGAAGGAAAAGCAATTTAA
- the rfbC gene encoding dTDP-4-dehydrorhamnose 3,5-epimerase yields MTFTRTAIPDVILIDPKVHGDARGYFVETFRADKLEAFLGFSAPFCQDNESKSSYGVLRGLHYQLPPYAQTKLVRVIEGEVLDVAVDIRAGSPTFGQHVAIKLSGENKRQLFIPRGFAHGFVVLSETCTFAYKVDNYYSPECDRGIAFNDPVLNIDWIVSTEKLQLSAKDTQQPLFADADHFTFGNDLYA; encoded by the coding sequence ATGACCTTTACACGTACCGCCATCCCTGATGTTATCCTCATTGATCCCAAAGTGCATGGAGATGCACGTGGTTATTTCGTCGAAACCTTCCGAGCCGATAAACTCGAAGCATTTTTAGGTTTTTCAGCCCCTTTCTGCCAAGACAACGAGTCTAAATCGTCCTATGGAGTATTGCGTGGATTGCACTATCAGCTTCCTCCATACGCCCAAACTAAACTGGTACGGGTCATCGAGGGAGAAGTGCTCGATGTGGCAGTCGATATTAGAGCAGGTTCACCCACTTTTGGTCAGCATGTAGCGATCAAACTCTCAGGCGAAAATAAACGTCAACTTTTTATCCCTCGAGGATTCGCGCATGGATTTGTGGTGCTCTCTGAGACCTGTACGTTTGCCTATAAAGTCGACAATTACTATTCTCCCGAATGTGATCGCGGAATCGCTTTTAATGATCCGGTATTAAACATCGATTGGATCGTTTCGACAGAAAAACTTCAACTCTCAGCCAAAGATACCCAACAACCATTATTTGCTGATGCAGACCATTTCACTTTTGGAAATGATTTGTATGCCTAA
- the rfbD gene encoding dTDP-4-dehydrorhamnose reductase, with protein MPKVLVTGASGQLGSEIQAISALYPQYTFTFADRSMLDLGNLCKMEDFFEGKIFDTIINCAAYTAVDKAESESDLADTINHRFVSMLSKIAKAKNIALIHISTDYVFDGKNHRPYVESDPTDPQGVYGRTKRDGENAILSVAPANAIIIRTSWVYSSFGTNFVKTMLRLGKERDSLGVIFDQIGTPTYARDLAETILEILPNINNRTPEIYHYSNEGCASWYDFARAIFELSGVECNVNPITTDQYPTPASRPHYSLLNKAKIKNDFNLSIPYWRDSLKQCLNTLGEAK; from the coding sequence ATGCCTAAAGTTCTCGTTACCGGAGCTTCCGGACAATTGGGTTCGGAAATCCAAGCAATAAGTGCCTTGTATCCCCAATACACTTTTACTTTTGCCGATCGTTCAATGCTTGATCTTGGCAATCTATGCAAAATGGAAGATTTTTTCGAGGGCAAGATATTCGATACTATTATCAACTGTGCCGCTTACACTGCCGTCGACAAAGCAGAAAGTGAAAGTGATCTGGCCGATACCATCAACCATCGCTTTGTCAGTATGCTCTCTAAAATTGCAAAAGCCAAAAACATCGCTCTTATCCATATCTCCACCGATTACGTCTTTGACGGGAAGAATCATCGTCCTTACGTTGAGAGTGATCCGACCGATCCGCAGGGGGTCTATGGACGGACTAAACGCGACGGCGAAAATGCGATCCTCTCCGTCGCTCCGGCGAACGCGATCATCATCCGTACTTCATGGGTCTATTCCTCTTTCGGCACTAACTTCGTTAAAACGATGTTGAGACTAGGTAAAGAGCGTGATAGCCTCGGCGTTATCTTCGATCAAATTGGAACCCCTACCTACGCACGTGATTTAGCAGAAACGATTTTAGAGATCCTTCCAAACATCAATAATCGAACCCCTGAAATTTACCACTACAGTAACGAGGGATGTGCTAGCTGGTACGATTTCGCCCGTGCTATTTTTGAACTCAGCGGTGTGGAATGCAACGTAAATCCGATCACGACCGATCAATACCCGACACCAGCTTCGCGTCCCCACTACAGCTTGCTCAATAAAGCAAAAATAAAAAATGATTTTAACCTCTCCATCCCGTATTGGAGAGATTCACTTAAACAGTGTTTGAATACATTAGGAGAAGCCAAATGA
- the rfbB gene encoding dTDP-glucose 4,6-dehydratase, protein MKTILVTGCAGFIGSNFVPYFLAKYPDVRLINLDLLTYAGDIENLAEVQNNDQHIFIRGDICDRSLVESLFETYDIRGVIHFAAESHVDNSIKNPGVFVQTNVNGTFTLIDVAYKAWMEKPFTYRHSVLDTESNPPRFHHISTDEVYGTLSDDPSDLFTEETSYAPNSPYSASKAGSDMIVRSYHHTYGMNTVITNCSNNYGPKQHNEKLIPTVIRKALSGENIPVYGDGKNIRDWLYVLDHCKGIDLVYHSGRSGEVYNIGGRNERNNNQIVERICTLLDEMAPRHSELDSESKSYKELITYVEDRAGHDRRYAIDATKLENELGWKADENFDTGIVKTIEWYLKKYSQAI, encoded by the coding sequence ATGAAAACTATTCTCGTTACCGGATGCGCCGGATTTATCGGAAGCAACTTTGTCCCCTATTTTTTAGCCAAATATCCTGATGTCCGTCTCATCAATCTCGATCTTCTCACCTATGCGGGAGATATTGAAAATCTCGCTGAAGTCCAAAACAATGATCAACATATTTTTATTCGAGGGGATATCTGCGACCGTTCATTGGTCGAATCGCTCTTTGAAACCTACGACATTCGCGGTGTCATCCATTTTGCCGCAGAGAGCCATGTCGATAACAGTATCAAAAATCCAGGCGTGTTTGTCCAAACCAATGTCAACGGAACCTTTACCCTCATCGATGTCGCTTATAAAGCGTGGATGGAAAAACCGTTCACCTACCGTCATTCCGTACTAGATACGGAATCCAATCCTCCCCGTTTCCACCACATCAGCACCGATGAGGTGTACGGAACCCTCAGTGATGACCCAAGTGATCTGTTCACCGAAGAGACATCATATGCTCCTAACAGCCCCTACAGTGCCTCTAAAGCGGGATCAGACATGATTGTGAGATCATATCATCATACTTATGGGATGAACACCGTTATCACCAACTGCTCGAACAACTACGGACCGAAACAGCATAACGAAAAACTGATCCCGACTGTCATCCGCAAAGCTCTCTCTGGTGAGAACATTCCCGTATATGGGGATGGTAAAAATATCCGTGACTGGCTCTATGTACTCGATCACTGCAAAGGGATCGATCTGGTCTATCACAGTGGACGTAGTGGAGAAGTCTATAACATCGGCGGACGCAATGAGCGCAACAACAACCAGATCGTTGAACGTATCTGTACCCTCCTCGATGAAATGGCTCCTCGTCATTCTGAACTTGATTCAGAATCTAAATCTTACAAAGAGCTCATTACCTACGTCGAAGACCGTGCAGGACACGATCGCCGTTACGCTATTGACGCAACCAAGCTGGAAAATGAATTGGGCTGGAAAGCGGATGAGAATTTTGATACCGGTATCGTGAAAACGATAGAGTGGTATTTGAAAAAATACTCACAGGCTATCTAA
- a CDS encoding glycosyltransferase family 9 protein, with product MSVLKEVKRALILRCGALGDLVYATAVIDALRAQYGDNIIIDFITTPGTGKLFENDPRIHQTFPLKHKKLPIWLSPQKRAIIRYSKEHPYDLLISLEFGKQFKSLINAIHATHKTGMGILETAETQNINRGEVTKHYYRDVIDPTILLKAKPILFGKSFEELKTKVSLPERYIVIAPSNSHNQKKGLNYRAWPFEHWKSLIQSLAADTPIVIVGAKGEEAFFDQIKPYPENVIDLVGMLSISELITTVQHGAALICTDSATGHIGASIDTPTFVLMGPNNPITDSPYQSDANSVHPISLKLPCSPCYKTETMKQCRENICMSQIIPTEVLKKLTAVSN from the coding sequence ATGTCTGTTTTAAAAGAGGTAAAACGAGCACTGATTCTCCGTTGTGGAGCATTGGGAGATTTAGTCTATGCTACGGCAGTTATCGATGCATTACGAGCGCAATATGGTGACAATATTATCATTGATTTTATCACGACTCCCGGTACGGGGAAATTGTTTGAAAATGATCCCCGTATCCATCAAACTTTTCCATTGAAACATAAAAAACTCCCGATTTGGCTCAGCCCTCAAAAACGTGCGATTATCCGTTATTCAAAAGAGCACCCTTATGATCTATTGATCTCTTTGGAATTTGGGAAACAGTTTAAAAGCCTCATCAACGCAATTCATGCGACTCACAAAACAGGTATGGGGATTTTAGAGACGGCAGAAACCCAAAATATCAATCGAGGTGAAGTAACCAAGCACTACTATCGGGATGTTATTGATCCGACTATCCTTCTCAAAGCGAAACCCATCCTATTCGGAAAATCATTTGAGGAACTTAAAACAAAAGTTTCTCTTCCTGAACGCTACATCGTTATCGCCCCCAGCAACTCTCATAATCAGAAAAAAGGGCTCAACTATCGGGCATGGCCGTTTGAACATTGGAAATCGCTCATCCAATCTCTTGCCGCCGATACACCGATCGTGATCGTGGGGGCAAAGGGAGAGGAAGCCTTTTTTGATCAAATCAAACCTTACCCTGAAAATGTCATTGACCTCGTGGGAATGCTTTCGATCTCTGAACTGATCACTACCGTTCAACATGGTGCGGCACTTATCTGTACCGATTCGGCGACAGGGCATATCGGAGCATCTATCGATACTCCGACGTTTGTACTCATGGGACCGAACAACCCTATCACCGACAGCCCATACCAAAGTGATGCCAATTCAGTGCACCCTATTTCACTAAAGCTCCCTTGTTCACCGTGTTATAAAACCGAGACGATGAAACAATGCAGAGAAAACATCTGTATGAGTCAGATTATACCAACAGAAGTGTTGAAAAAACTCACAGCCGTTTCAAACTAA